The following are from one region of the Sandaracinus amylolyticus genome:
- a CDS encoding phosphotransferase: protein MVSHLYRESAKLTLASLGGGFSGARVFAAESEDALGHRQAPSVLKIGPRALIGEERAAFERVEPILGNDAPRLLGVVDHDALGGLRWSYAAMGGRRVRTLKSLVEGDAPVERIERVLSVALEEVLGRFYAAARYEPLPLLAYYRFSPTHARSVAKNARAVASPDDARDVDDLVAFYEHGLDELGSTPGEHHYVSYVHGDLNGANVLVDERENVWLIDFFHTKRGHVLNDVVKLENDLLYLFTRIDDERALAIGREMIDALYGVQDLRAPLGPSPASVAAIPALARAWEILRVLRRIGASLVREDRDPTQLHVAALRYAAHTLSFDEASPLQKRLALHAAASHARAILDDARRDRTLRVDLVALPSSRSGRLGLTICPGRLDRDRDLDADLDTLCTMGTRTLVTLLGAPELAWAGVPDLAARAADHGLETIGFPIRDQGAPAEADVRALCRVIDERLARGETVVVHCMGGLGRSGLVAACVLIDLGVDPERALAEVRRARGPRAVESDAQEVFVRTYAAGEHTRRDSATESR from the coding sequence ATCGTCTCGCACCTCTATCGCGAGAGCGCGAAGCTCACGCTCGCGTCGCTCGGCGGTGGGTTCTCGGGCGCGCGCGTGTTCGCCGCGGAGAGCGAGGACGCGCTCGGTCATCGCCAGGCGCCCTCGGTGCTCAAGATCGGTCCGCGCGCGCTGATCGGCGAGGAGCGCGCTGCGTTCGAGCGCGTCGAGCCGATCCTCGGCAACGACGCGCCGCGGCTGCTCGGCGTGGTCGATCACGATGCGCTCGGTGGCTTGCGCTGGTCGTACGCCGCGATGGGTGGTCGACGCGTGCGCACGCTGAAGTCGCTCGTCGAGGGCGATGCGCCCGTCGAGCGCATCGAGCGCGTGCTCTCGGTCGCGCTCGAAGAGGTGCTCGGCCGCTTCTACGCGGCGGCGCGCTACGAGCCGCTCCCGCTGCTCGCGTACTACCGCTTCTCTCCCACCCACGCGCGCTCGGTCGCGAAGAACGCCCGCGCCGTCGCATCACCCGACGACGCGCGCGACGTCGACGACCTGGTCGCGTTCTACGAGCACGGCCTCGACGAGCTCGGCAGCACGCCCGGCGAGCACCACTACGTCTCGTACGTGCACGGCGATCTCAACGGCGCGAACGTGCTCGTCGACGAGCGCGAGAACGTGTGGCTGATCGACTTCTTCCACACCAAGCGCGGCCACGTGCTCAACGACGTGGTGAAGCTCGAGAACGATCTCCTCTACCTCTTCACGCGCATCGACGACGAGCGCGCGCTCGCGATCGGGCGCGAGATGATCGACGCGCTCTACGGCGTGCAGGATCTCCGCGCGCCGCTCGGCCCTTCGCCCGCGTCGGTCGCCGCGATCCCCGCGCTCGCGCGGGCCTGGGAGATCCTGCGCGTGCTGCGTCGCATCGGCGCCTCGCTGGTGCGCGAGGATCGCGATCCCACGCAGCTCCACGTCGCCGCTCTGCGCTACGCCGCGCACACGCTCTCGTTCGACGAAGCGTCGCCCCTCCAGAAGCGGCTCGCGCTGCACGCCGCGGCCTCGCATGCCCGCGCCATCCTCGACGACGCACGCCGCGATCGCACGCTGCGGGTCGACCTCGTCGCGCTTCCCTCGTCTCGCAGCGGCCGGCTCGGGCTCACGATCTGTCCCGGCCGCCTCGATCGTGATCGCGATCTCGACGCCGATCTCGACACCCTGTGCACGATGGGCACGCGCACCCTCGTCACGCTCCTCGGCGCGCCCGAGCTCGCGTGGGCCGGCGTGCCCGATCTCGCGGCGCGCGCCGCGGATCACGGCCTCGAGACCATCGGCTTCCCGATCCGCGATCAGGGCGCGCCCGCCGAGGCCGACGTGCGCGCGCTCTGCCGCGTGATCGACGAGCGCCTCGCGCGGGGCGAGACCGTCGTCGTGCACTGCATGGGCGGGCTCGGACGCAGCGGGCTGGTCGCCGCGTGTGTGCTGATCGACCTCGGTGTCGACCCCGAGCGCGCCCTGGCCGAGGTGCGCCGGGCCCGCGGTCCGCGGGCCGTCGAGAGCGACGCGCAAGAGGTGTTCGTCCGTACTTATGCTGCGGGCGAGCACACGAGAAGAGACAGCGCGACCGAGTCTCGCTAG
- the cysK gene encoding cysteine synthase A, which produces MDDRIYDGVLDLVGRTPLLRLPRLSPKNGAEVCGKLERNNPAGSVKDRPALEMILAAERAGEISEGATIIEATSGNTGISLAMIASVRGYRCVLVMPEDMSMARRQILRAYGAEVVLTPAQEGMAGAVERAERILAETQNAIMPKQFQNVANPESHERGTAEEIWRATKGEIDVFVAGVGTGGTLTGIARLLKSRRPEVRVVAVEPRGSAVLSGGKPGLHGIQGLGAGFIPEVLDRSMIDEVITVTDLAADRMTRRLAREEGLLLGPSSGANVHAAVEVARRLRPGQRVVTILCDGGERYLC; this is translated from the coding sequence GTGGACGATCGCATCTACGATGGCGTGCTCGATCTGGTCGGCCGGACTCCGCTCCTCCGATTGCCGCGTCTGTCGCCGAAGAACGGCGCAGAGGTGTGCGGCAAGCTCGAGCGCAACAACCCCGCGGGCAGCGTGAAGGATCGCCCCGCGCTCGAGATGATCCTCGCCGCCGAGCGCGCCGGGGAGATCTCCGAGGGCGCGACGATCATCGAGGCGACCAGCGGCAACACCGGGATCAGCCTCGCGATGATCGCGTCGGTGCGCGGCTATCGTTGCGTGCTCGTGATGCCCGAGGACATGAGCATGGCGCGCCGCCAGATCCTGCGTGCGTACGGCGCCGAGGTCGTGCTCACGCCGGCGCAGGAGGGCATGGCGGGCGCGGTCGAGCGCGCCGAGCGCATCCTCGCCGAGACGCAGAACGCGATCATGCCGAAGCAGTTCCAGAACGTGGCGAACCCCGAGTCGCACGAGCGTGGGACGGCCGAGGAGATCTGGCGTGCGACGAAGGGCGAGATCGACGTGTTCGTCGCGGGCGTCGGCACCGGGGGCACGCTCACCGGCATCGCGCGATTGCTGAAGAGCCGCCGCCCCGAGGTGCGCGTCGTCGCGGTCGAGCCGCGCGGCAGCGCGGTGCTCTCGGGCGGCAAGCCCGGCTTGCACGGCATCCAGGGCCTCGGCGCCGGCTTCATCCCCGAGGTGCTCGATCGATCGATGATCGACGAGGTGATCACGGTGACCGACCTCGCCGCCGATCGCATGACGCGACGGCTCGCGCGCGAAGAAGGTCTGCTGCTCGGGCCCAGCTCCGGCGCGAACGTGCACGCCGCGGTGGAGGTCGCGCGACGGCTGCGACCGGGACAGCGCGTCGTCACGATCCTGTGCGACGGCGGCGAGCGGTACCTGTGCTGA
- a CDS encoding tetratricopeptide repeat protein produces the protein MEDRDEPGTRTRPRVLIAGMGEPDLDSLCAALERRGIEPIVIEGALEPAVRSERPNLVLLVGDAASDDGARGIDDARRAGQTPVVVATDPEPLDRRLAPFQYGASGIVVRRGDAEEMAGELHHLLAENARRIAERGHVSRTPSELDGLVGLGSRELRLSRTPHEGISRRAVNEPVAAPSEDPLRLSIPSWSQDETPTVERDVREAEARASASLPDWDEDLQTKRQHSAELARWRRLSAADRSLLRTPEMMAALDRGGAPVAGDDAGRTPPDGSDTPDDEPSAAPSVGAPGAPLPAVLGSGGVDSDLDALTAEAYRQTARRRVPEVEIERALARNRDDGRDDWDVATAEGPALRGPPPSSPPGASPRAPRPLSSPSRPPRPKKLTPLSTTPPKSDPPRPAIDPNTIAHTSAPPPSAPAATSTSQAPPAPTARGASAPPAPSDAPAGARSATGEHISSSALLAMRPPARAPIEDRASTLRAKAMPRRRASVVPALVGLVVTLAVVVGLVVARMAERDAEETPIGSIDETTPVVPPPLAPAIEPPPAVEPAPAIEPAPAIEPAPAIEPAVATIDGRERSDALVREAQLLARSDRDGARALLEQAVAADEDNPHALIALARALVTAGDGANAVRHAERAVSMRRRRAEYHVVLGDAYAATGDRARAQASWRTALELEPERADARERLGE, from the coding sequence GTGGAGGACCGCGACGAGCCGGGCACGCGTACGCGTCCGCGCGTTCTGATCGCGGGCATGGGCGAGCCCGACCTCGATTCGCTCTGCGCGGCGCTCGAGCGGCGCGGCATCGAGCCGATCGTGATCGAGGGCGCGCTCGAGCCCGCGGTGCGGAGCGAGCGGCCGAACCTCGTGCTGCTCGTCGGCGATGCGGCGAGCGACGACGGCGCGCGCGGCATCGACGATGCGCGGCGCGCGGGGCAGACGCCGGTCGTCGTCGCGACCGATCCCGAGCCGCTCGATCGACGCCTCGCGCCCTTCCAGTACGGCGCGAGCGGGATCGTCGTGCGACGCGGCGATGCCGAGGAGATGGCGGGCGAGCTGCACCACCTGCTCGCGGAGAACGCGCGGCGCATCGCGGAGCGCGGGCACGTGTCGCGCACGCCCTCGGAGCTCGACGGGCTCGTGGGTCTCGGGTCGCGCGAGCTGCGCCTGTCGCGCACGCCGCACGAGGGGATCTCGCGACGCGCGGTGAACGAGCCGGTGGCGGCGCCATCGGAAGACCCGCTGCGTCTCTCCATCCCCTCGTGGTCGCAGGACGAGACGCCCACGGTCGAGCGCGACGTGCGCGAGGCCGAGGCACGCGCGAGCGCGTCGCTGCCCGACTGGGACGAGGACCTCCAGACGAAGCGCCAGCACAGCGCGGAGCTCGCGCGATGGCGTCGGCTCAGCGCGGCGGACCGCAGCCTGCTGCGCACACCGGAGATGATGGCGGCGCTCGATCGCGGAGGAGCGCCGGTTGCGGGCGACGACGCGGGGCGCACGCCGCCCGACGGATCCGACACGCCCGACGACGAGCCGAGCGCTGCGCCGAGCGTGGGCGCGCCCGGTGCGCCGCTGCCGGCAGTGCTCGGCAGCGGCGGTGTCGACAGCGATCTCGACGCGCTCACCGCCGAGGCCTATCGCCAGACCGCGCGGCGCAGGGTCCCCGAGGTCGAGATCGAGCGCGCGCTCGCGCGCAATCGCGACGATGGCCGCGACGACTGGGACGTCGCGACCGCCGAAGGTCCCGCGCTGCGTGGGCCGCCGCCCTCGTCGCCTCCCGGCGCGAGCCCGCGTGCACCGCGTCCGCTCTCGTCGCCCTCGCGTCCGCCGCGTCCGAAGAAGCTCACGCCGCTCTCGACGACCCCGCCCAAGAGCGATCCGCCGCGTCCTGCGATCGATCCGAACACGATCGCGCACACCAGCGCGCCGCCGCCGAGCGCGCCGGCTGCGACGAGCACGAGCCAGGCGCCCCCCGCGCCGACTGCGCGCGGCGCGTCCGCACCGCCGGCTCCGAGCGACGCGCCTGCGGGCGCACGCAGCGCGACGGGGGAGCACATCTCGTCGAGCGCGCTGCTCGCGATGCGACCGCCCGCGCGCGCGCCGATCGAGGATCGTGCGTCGACGCTGCGGGCGAAGGCGATGCCGCGCCGTCGCGCGAGCGTCGTGCCCGCGCTCGTCGGGCTCGTGGTCACGCTCGCGGTGGTCGTGGGGCTCGTCGTCGCGCGGATGGCCGAGCGCGACGCCGAAGAGACGCCGATCGGCTCGATCGACGAGACCACGCCGGTGGTGCCGCCGCCCCTCGCGCCCGCGATCGAGCCGCCTCCTGCAGTCGAGCCCGCGCCCGCGATCGAGCCCGCGCCTGCGATCGAGCCCGCGCCCGCGATCGAGCCGGCCGTCGCGACCATCGACGGTCGCGAGCGCTCCGATGCGCTCGTGCGCGAGGCGCAGCTCCTGGCGCGCAGCGATCGCGATGGCGCTCGCGCGCTGCTCGAGCAGGCGGTCGCGGCGGACGAGGACAATCCGCACGCGCTCATCGCGCTGGCGCGTGCGCTCGTGACCGCGGGCGACGGCGCGAACGCGGTCCGACACGCCGAGCGCGCGGTCTCGATGCGACGCCGTCGCGCCGAGTATCACGTCGTGCTCGGCGACGCGTACGCCGCGACGGGTGACCGAGCGCGCGCGCAGGCCTCGTGGCGCACCGCGCTCGAGCTCGAGCCCGAGCGCGCGGACGCCCGCGAGCGCCTCGGCGAGTGA
- the fni gene encoding type 2 isopentenyl-diphosphate Delta-isomerase — MRPQAWIACDHKANSRTDTSTSTRASVTVRALRSTVEVRLGNVATTSGIESARELISTRKDHHLDLCLRADVGSRGPATGLGGWTLEYDALPEVDLEDVDLSVTLFGKKLRAPILVGAMTGGTDRAALVNRRLARAAARCGLGMALGSQRAMIVRPELGATFDVRASAPDLPLLIANVGAVQLNYGVGTSEIRSAIERVGADAIDVHLNALQEAIQPEGDTRFKGLVARLADTLPQLGVPAIAKEVGAGISERAARKIARLPFAGIEVAGTGGTSWARVESHRAPAASMQAEVGERLAGFGVSTAESVRICRRVLGASDPSGLQRSVIASGGVRHGMDVAVAIALGADAAALAKPLLAAADESEDAVVRVLETLIFELRVIAFCCGARDVAELRAVRAIAPGAAMPGVVDQVEARP, encoded by the coding sequence TTGCGTCCACAAGCGTGGATTGCTTGCGATCACAAGGCTAATTCGCGAACGGATACGTCGACATCGACTCGAGCATCCGTTACCGTCCGCGCCCTCCGGAGTACGGTGGAGGTGCGTTTGGGGAACGTCGCGACGACGAGTGGTATCGAGAGCGCGCGCGAGCTCATCTCGACGCGCAAAGACCATCATCTCGATCTCTGTCTGCGCGCCGATGTCGGCTCTCGCGGTCCAGCGACCGGGCTCGGCGGATGGACGCTCGAGTACGACGCACTGCCCGAGGTCGATCTCGAGGACGTCGATCTCTCCGTCACGCTCTTCGGCAAGAAGCTCCGCGCGCCGATCCTCGTCGGTGCGATGACCGGTGGCACGGATCGGGCGGCGCTGGTGAATCGCCGGCTCGCGCGCGCGGCCGCCCGATGTGGGCTCGGCATGGCGCTGGGATCGCAGCGCGCGATGATCGTTCGCCCCGAGCTCGGCGCGACCTTCGACGTGCGGGCGAGCGCGCCCGATCTGCCGCTCCTGATCGCGAACGTCGGCGCGGTGCAGCTCAACTACGGCGTCGGCACGTCGGAGATCCGCAGCGCGATCGAGCGCGTGGGCGCGGATGCGATCGACGTGCACCTCAACGCGCTCCAGGAAGCGATCCAGCCCGAGGGCGACACGCGCTTCAAGGGTCTGGTCGCGCGTCTCGCGGACACGCTGCCGCAGCTCGGCGTGCCCGCGATCGCCAAGGAAGTCGGGGCCGGGATCAGCGAGCGCGCCGCGCGCAAGATCGCGCGTCTTCCCTTCGCGGGCATCGAGGTCGCGGGCACCGGCGGCACGTCGTGGGCGCGCGTCGAGAGCCACCGCGCGCCGGCCGCGTCGATGCAGGCCGAGGTCGGAGAGCGGCTCGCGGGCTTCGGCGTGAGCACCGCGGAGAGCGTGCGCATCTGCCGCCGCGTGCTCGGCGCCTCCGATCCGAGTGGGCTGCAGCGCTCGGTGATCGCCTCGGGCGGCGTGCGTCACGGCATGGACGTCGCGGTCGCGATCGCGCTCGGCGCCGATGCGGCCGCGCTCGCGAAGCCGCTGCTCGCCGCAGCGGACGAGAGCGAGGACGCGGTCGTGCGCGTGCTCGAGACGTTGATCTTCGAGCTCAGGGTGATCGCGTTCTGCTGCGGCGCCCGCGACGTCGCGGAGCTGCGCGCGGTGCGCGCGATCGCGCCCGGCGCGGCGATGCCCGGTGTCGTGGATCAGGTGGAGGCCCGTCCGTGA
- a CDS encoding hydroxymethylglutaryl-CoA reductase, degradative produces the protein MTSELSGFYRLSMRDRRARVAQVIGAREDDLASLSPDRGLAEVQADRMVENALGVLGMPLGLCVNMRIALDGEAARDVLAPMAVEEPSVIAAASYASKLLRAGGGVRASVSEPVMIGQIQVLEVPDPEVAERAVRAAKDELIASANSGHPSLIAAGGGARDVEVRHLAQLGEDDPCGAMMVVHLVVDVRDAMGANAINTMCERLAPRVAELTGGRVALRILSNLTDRRTVTVEGRVPFAALEGQGASSGEALARAIEEASVFAERCPWRAATHNKGIMNGVDAVLLALGQDWRAVEAGAHAFAAKDGRYTAMARWRVENGALVGRMTLPMAVGTVGGVIRVHPQVQINRRIAKIERAPELAAIVAAAGLAQNLGALRALAAEGIQSGHMRLHARNVAVEAGATSSEVEQVANTIADRREVNLRAAKEALAALRARPIAKVEPITIATPTTTRPARRPPTPPMPESARASMSSGESTSGENSMTSSDSVTQKRYERQPHRELGGKVFVTGAAGHLGANLVRRLLEEGRDVRVLLRNGSHNEAIDGLPVEKVYGDLRDGKRLVELMRGCQTAYHAAAQVSTVVATPELERDIFECNVLGTRNLLRAAMDNHYERVVVTGSFSAVGYDPQDPQRPGNEDDVFYPFDDVLPYARTKVQVEHEVLKACVEGLDALVATSCAILGPNDYKPSRMGLTLVDYANGRLRAYPPGGFDFVAARDICEGHVLAMHRGRRGQKYIISTQFATVDDLMDIFEEVSGRPRPRLRIPGPVMQGIAAVSQVALDTFAPSTPRRFTPAAIRILRAQRHADTTKARVELGFEPTSIRTAIHEAYADFARRGLVPARPGTVGVAESAARKSPPSRAATDSAASESNRAATGS, from the coding sequence GTGACGAGCGAGCTCTCGGGGTTCTATCGGCTGTCGATGCGCGATCGCCGCGCGCGCGTCGCGCAGGTGATCGGTGCGCGCGAGGACGATCTCGCGTCGCTCTCGCCCGATCGCGGGCTCGCGGAGGTGCAGGCCGATCGCATGGTCGAGAACGCGCTCGGCGTGCTCGGGATGCCGCTCGGTCTCTGCGTGAACATGCGCATCGCGCTCGACGGCGAGGCCGCGCGCGACGTGCTCGCGCCGATGGCGGTCGAGGAGCCGAGCGTGATCGCGGCAGCGAGCTACGCGTCGAAGCTGCTGCGCGCCGGCGGCGGCGTGCGCGCGAGCGTGAGCGAGCCGGTGATGATCGGGCAGATCCAGGTGCTCGAGGTACCGGATCCCGAGGTCGCGGAGCGCGCGGTGCGCGCCGCGAAGGACGAGCTGATCGCGAGCGCGAACTCCGGCCATCCCTCGCTGATCGCAGCGGGAGGCGGGGCACGCGACGTGGAGGTTCGTCATCTCGCGCAGCTCGGCGAGGACGATCCCTGCGGCGCGATGATGGTCGTGCACCTCGTCGTCGACGTGCGCGACGCGATGGGCGCGAACGCGATCAACACGATGTGCGAGCGGCTCGCGCCGCGCGTCGCCGAGCTCACCGGCGGTCGCGTCGCGCTGCGCATCCTCTCGAACCTCACCGATCGCCGCACCGTCACGGTCGAAGGGCGCGTGCCGTTCGCCGCGCTCGAAGGGCAGGGCGCCTCGAGCGGTGAAGCGCTGGCCCGCGCGATCGAAGAGGCGAGTGTGTTCGCCGAGCGCTGCCCGTGGCGCGCCGCGACGCACAACAAGGGGATCATGAACGGCGTGGACGCCGTGCTGCTCGCGCTGGGGCAGGACTGGCGCGCGGTCGAGGCCGGCGCGCACGCGTTCGCCGCGAAGGACGGCCGCTACACCGCGATGGCGCGCTGGCGCGTCGAGAACGGCGCGCTCGTCGGTCGCATGACGCTGCCGATGGCGGTGGGCACGGTCGGCGGCGTGATCCGCGTGCACCCGCAGGTGCAGATCAACCGCCGGATCGCGAAGATCGAGCGCGCGCCGGAGCTCGCGGCGATCGTCGCGGCGGCCGGGCTCGCGCAGAACCTCGGCGCGCTGCGCGCGCTCGCGGCCGAGGGCATCCAGAGCGGCCACATGCGCCTGCACGCGCGCAACGTCGCGGTCGAAGCGGGCGCGACGAGCAGCGAGGTCGAGCAGGTCGCGAACACGATCGCCGATCGCCGCGAGGTGAACCTGCGCGCCGCGAAGGAAGCGCTCGCGGCGCTGCGCGCGCGGCCCATCGCGAAGGTCGAGCCGATCACGATCGCGACACCCACGACGACGCGCCCGGCGCGCCGCCCGCCGACGCCTCCGATGCCGGAGAGCGCGCGAGCGTCGATGTCGAGCGGAGAGAGCACCAGCGGGGAGAACAGCATGACGAGCAGCGATTCGGTCACGCAGAAGCGTTACGAGCGACAGCCGCACCGCGAGCTCGGCGGCAAGGTGTTCGTCACGGGGGCCGCGGGGCACCTCGGCGCGAACCTGGTGCGCCGCCTGCTCGAAGAGGGCCGCGACGTGCGCGTGCTCCTGCGCAACGGGAGCCACAACGAGGCCATCGACGGGCTCCCCGTCGAGAAGGTCTACGGCGATCTCCGCGACGGCAAGCGCCTCGTGGAGCTGATGCGCGGTTGTCAGACTGCCTATCACGCGGCGGCGCAGGTCTCGACGGTCGTCGCCACGCCCGAGCTCGAGCGCGACATCTTCGAGTGCAACGTCCTCGGCACGCGGAACCTGCTGCGCGCCGCGATGGACAATCACTACGAGCGCGTCGTCGTCACCGGCTCGTTCAGCGCGGTCGGCTACGACCCGCAGGACCCGCAGCGCCCGGGCAACGAGGACGACGTCTTCTATCCCTTCGACGACGTGCTGCCCTATGCGCGCACGAAGGTGCAGGTCGAGCACGAGGTGCTGAAGGCGTGCGTCGAGGGCCTCGACGCGCTCGTCGCCACGTCGTGCGCGATCCTCGGGCCCAACGACTACAAGCCCTCGCGCATGGGCCTGACGCTCGTCGACTACGCGAACGGGCGCCTGCGCGCCTATCCGCCGGGCGGGTTCGACTTCGTCGCGGCGCGCGACATCTGCGAGGGCCACGTGCTCGCGATGCACCGCGGTCGTCGCGGGCAGAAGTACATCATCAGCACGCAGTTCGCGACGGTCGACGACCTCATGGACATCTTCGAGGAGGTGTCGGGTCGCCCGCGCCCGCGCCTGCGCATCCCGGGCCCGGTGATGCAGGGCATCGCCGCGGTGTCGCAGGTCGCGCTCGACACGTTCGCGCCGAGCACGCCGCGTCGCTTCACGCCGGCCGCGATTCGCATCCTCCGCGCGCAGCGCCACGCCGACACCACGAAGGCGCGCGTCGAGCTCGGCTTCGAGCCCACCAGCATCCGCACCGCGATCCACGAGGCGTACGCGGACTTCGCGCGTCGCGGCCTCGTCCCCGCGCGTCCCGGCACGGTCGGTGTCGCAGAGAGCGCAGCACGCAAGTCGCCCCCGTCGCGCGCGGCGACGGACTCCGCAGCATCGGAGTCGAACCGCGCCGCCACCGGCAGCTGA
- a CDS encoding aromatic ring-hydroxylating oxygenase subunit alpha, whose protein sequence is MSIHEERKAPPSFEEGTNRRQKVRAAGLDPNYWYAVEHDSKIAKKQIVEVKFWGQSAALYRDDKGRLHAVENRCAHRQVPLTLGTVMGERIVCEYHGWGYNGAGELVDVPHTLFGKKMPQCKLRTFPVRVRYGLVWMFFGDPERADSTPMPEIPELEGENRWECVPVDFTWSAHHSLIIDNVSDFTHEFLHRKYAPFVDAKLTKLETVGDTVQLAYDTKVGRGKISGLFVDRVSVDTNSMELAYQYPYQWSNTDGKIKHWLFVLPIDERTTRVFFLFYFDHFVVPFTKIKLPKRVMRPFLKISNELLVKPLLQQDGRVTQGEQEGHERHWDAPVVELSPAVNAFQALTVRKWEEYLAAERAKKEQRELIRLQRREALERASAADAADGAEE, encoded by the coding sequence ATGTCGATCCACGAAGAGCGCAAGGCCCCGCCGTCGTTCGAAGAGGGCACCAACCGCCGCCAGAAGGTCCGCGCCGCGGGCCTCGACCCGAACTACTGGTATGCGGTCGAGCACGACTCGAAGATCGCGAAGAAGCAGATCGTCGAGGTGAAGTTCTGGGGCCAGTCCGCCGCGCTCTATCGCGACGACAAGGGCCGCCTGCATGCGGTGGAGAACCGCTGTGCGCACCGCCAGGTGCCGCTGACGCTCGGCACGGTCATGGGCGAGCGCATCGTCTGCGAGTACCACGGCTGGGGCTACAACGGCGCGGGCGAGCTCGTCGACGTGCCCCACACGCTCTTCGGCAAGAAGATGCCGCAGTGCAAGCTCCGCACGTTCCCGGTGCGCGTTCGCTACGGGCTCGTGTGGATGTTCTTCGGTGATCCCGAGCGCGCCGACTCGACGCCGATGCCGGAGATCCCGGAGCTCGAGGGCGAGAATCGGTGGGAGTGCGTCCCGGTCGACTTCACCTGGAGCGCGCATCACTCGCTGATCATCGACAACGTCTCGGACTTCACGCACGAGTTCCTGCACCGCAAGTACGCGCCCTTCGTGGACGCGAAGCTGACGAAGCTCGAGACCGTCGGCGACACCGTGCAGCTCGCGTACGACACGAAGGTCGGTCGCGGGAAGATCAGCGGGCTCTTCGTGGACCGCGTGTCGGTCGACACGAACTCGATGGAGCTCGCCTATCAGTATCCGTATCAGTGGTCGAATACGGACGGGAAGATCAAGCACTGGCTCTTCGTGCTGCCGATCGACGAGCGCACGACGCGCGTGTTCTTCCTCTTCTACTTCGATCATTTCGTGGTCCCGTTCACGAAGATCAAGCTGCCGAAGCGCGTGATGCGCCCGTTCCTGAAGATCTCGAACGAGCTGCTCGTGAAGCCGCTGCTGCAGCAGGACGGACGCGTGACGCAGGGCGAGCAGGAGGGCCACGAGCGTCACTGGGACGCGCCGGTCGTCGAGCTGAGCCCCGCGGTGAACGCGTTCCAGGCGCTCACCGTGCGCAAGTGGGAGGAGTACCTCGCGGCCGAGCGCGCGAAGAAGGAGCAGCGCGAGCTGATCCGACTGCAGCGTCGTGAGGCGCTCGAGCGTGCCAGCGCGGCGGACGCCGCGGACGGCGCGGAGGAGTGA
- a CDS encoding NAD(P)/FAD-dependent oxidoreductase: MAETIDANVVILGAGPAGTAAAAHLGTLGVRNVVLVDKHDFPRDKTCGSGVSPKGIETLKQLGVWHEVEPHGYWIKGIRLVTPGGYDSTQSAGDVGAAIVCQRRVLDHVLLKKAVSRGTRFVPDFHVTEALEENGRVVGVRAADGREVRAKYTLVAGGSHCRVGLPEQRPRKVIQAIMGWWDDVPFKAHHVEMVFDRMVEPYYGWLFPEGERRVNIGITYEDGENGEKKNARQLFTEFLDKHYRERLKGATQIGGWKGHPVVWSFDIEKLTAPGRVVIGEAGLMTHPATAEGIYQGMRSGMLGAEAVADVLNGRLSEKDAMRDYERACRATFQLSFWGGGVFRKIVRTDALDWMVKLGDTPMVQSAAARLMAQM, encoded by the coding sequence GTGGCAGAGACGATCGACGCGAACGTCGTCATCCTCGGCGCGGGCCCCGCGGGCACTGCGGCGGCCGCGCACCTCGGCACGCTCGGCGTGCGCAACGTGGTGCTCGTCGACAAGCACGACTTCCCGCGCGACAAGACGTGCGGCAGCGGTGTCTCGCCGAAGGGCATCGAGACGCTGAAGCAGCTCGGCGTGTGGCACGAGGTCGAGCCGCACGGCTACTGGATCAAGGGCATCCGCCTCGTCACGCCGGGCGGCTACGACAGCACGCAGTCGGCGGGCGACGTCGGCGCCGCGATCGTGTGTCAGCGCCGCGTGCTCGATCACGTGCTGCTGAAGAAGGCAGTCTCGCGCGGCACGCGCTTCGTGCCCGACTTCCACGTCACCGAGGCGCTCGAGGAGAACGGGCGCGTCGTCGGTGTGCGCGCGGCGGACGGCCGCGAGGTGCGCGCGAAGTACACGCTCGTCGCGGGTGGATCGCACTGCCGCGTCGGGCTGCCCGAGCAGCGCCCGCGCAAGGTCATCCAGGCGATCATGGGCTGGTGGGACGACGTCCCGTTCAAGGCCCATCACGTCGAGATGGTCTTCGATCGCATGGTGGAGCCCTATTACGGCTGGCTCTTCCCGGAAGGGGAGCGCCGCGTGAACATCGGCATCACCTACGAGGACGGAGAGAACGGCGAGAAGAAGAACGCGCGCCAGCTCTTCACCGAGTTCCTCGACAAGCACTATCGAGAGCGCCTGAAGGGCGCGACGCAGATCGGCGGCTGGAAGGGCCATCCGGTCGTGTGGTCGTTCGACATCGAGAAGCTCACGGCGCCGGGCCGCGTGGTGATCGGCGAGGCCGGTCTGATGACGCATCCCGCGACCGCCGAGGGCATCTATCAGGGCATGCGCTCGGGCATGCTCGGCGCCGAAGCGGTCGCCGACGTGCTCAATGGGCGTCTGTCGGAGAAGGACGCGATGCGCGACTACGAGCGTGCCTGTCGCGCGACGTTCCAACTCTCGTTCTGGGGCGGCGGTGTGTTCCGCAAGATCGTGCGCACCGACGCGCTCGACTGGATGGTCAAGCTCGGCGACACGCCGATGGTGCAGTCGGCCGCTGCGCGCCTGATGGCGCAGATGTGA